One genomic segment of Gottschalkia acidurici 9a includes these proteins:
- the cls gene encoding cardiolipin synthase, with product MSILSFLLLILVILNIASALILIFLERKDPAATWAWLMVLTLIPVLGFVLYLLLGQNLRRQKIFDTKTKDDKIVHKIVISQLEDLQNCESDYTNCNYDLNHQDTIKMHLIGSQSVFSRNNDVTIFTDGKDKFNQLITDIENAEDHIHILYYIIKNDDLSNIVLNALIKKARQGVKVRLLYDSLGSRSISKKLLKELKEAGGSSVSFFPSKIPYLSLRINYRNHRKLAIIDGKCGYIGGFNIGNEYLGLDKKFGYWRDNHLKIVGDSVRSIQMRFLLDWSHASQEKIEYRKRYYPNLDVKGDTGIQIVSSGPDSEEMYIKNGYLKMINSAKKNIYIQTPYFVPDESFLEGLKIASLSGVDVNIMIPAKPDHPFVHWASYSYIGDLLRSGVKAYAYEDGFLHAKTVIIDEEVASVGTANIDIRSFKLNFEVNAFVYDKSVASSLTNFFKEDLKVCDEITLEKYNARSNIVKIKESISRLLSPIL from the coding sequence ATGAGTATACTTTCTTTTCTACTTTTAATACTTGTAATCTTAAATATAGCTTCTGCGTTAATTTTAATATTTCTTGAGAGAAAAGACCCCGCTGCTACTTGGGCTTGGTTAATGGTATTAACTTTAATTCCTGTTCTTGGTTTTGTTCTTTATCTTCTTTTAGGTCAAAACCTAAGAAGACAAAAAATATTTGATACAAAAACTAAAGACGATAAAATTGTCCATAAAATTGTTATTAGTCAGCTCGAAGATCTTCAAAATTGTGAATCTGATTATACCAATTGTAACTATGATTTAAATCATCAGGATACTATTAAGATGCATTTAATAGGTAGCCAATCTGTTTTTTCCCGAAATAATGATGTGACAATTTTTACTGATGGAAAAGATAAGTTTAATCAATTAATCACTGATATTGAAAATGCTGAAGACCATATTCATATATTATATTATATAATAAAAAATGATGATTTAAGTAACATAGTATTAAATGCATTAATAAAAAAGGCTAGACAAGGTGTTAAGGTTAGACTTCTATATGACAGTTTAGGAAGTAGAAGTATATCAAAGAAATTGCTTAAAGAACTTAAAGAAGCTGGTGGAAGCTCTGTATCCTTCTTTCCATCAAAAATACCTTATCTTAGTCTAAGAATAAACTATAGGAATCACAGAAAGTTAGCAATCATTGACGGTAAGTGTGGATATATAGGAGGATTTAATATTGGAAATGAATATCTTGGTCTCGACAAAAAGTTTGGATACTGGAGAGATAACCACCTTAAAATAGTTGGTGATTCTGTTCGTTCTATTCAAATGAGGTTTTTACTAGATTGGAGTCATGCTTCTCAGGAAAAAATAGAGTACAGAAAAAGATATTATCCTAATTTAGATGTAAAAGGCGATACTGGTATTCAGATAGTTTCTAGTGGTCCAGACTCTGAAGAAATGTATATTAAAAATGGATATCTTAAGATGATTAACTCTGCTAAAAAAAATATTTATATCCAAACTCCTTACTTTGTTCCAGATGAAAGCTTTTTAGAAGGTCTAAAAATCGCTTCTTTATCTGGTGTAGATGTAAATATAATGATTCCAGCTAAACCTGATCATCCTTTTGTCCACTGGGCAAGTTACTCTTATATAGGTGACTTACTAAGATCTGGAGTTAAAGCATATGCCTATGAAGATGGCTTTCTACATGCTAAGACAGTAATTATTGATGAAGAAGTTGCCTCAGTAGGAACTGCTAATATAGATATAAGAAGCTTTAAACTTAACTTTGAAGTAAATGCTTTCGTATATGATAAGTCTGTTGCTTCAAGTCTAACAAATTTTTTCAAAGAAGATCTTAAGGTTTGTGATGAAATTACATTAGAAAAATATAATGCTCGCTCAAACATAGTTAAAATAAAAGAATCTATTTCTAGGCTGCTGTCACCCATACTATAA
- a CDS encoding MBL fold metallo-hydrolase: MITELLHKISNISMRSQKITDDIILIRLKIVNACIIDTPKGWFLIDTGMENAAGFIIEVAEKHFGKGTVPKAIILTHGHFDHIGSIIQLTNYWNVPVYAHKLELPYLIGEKDYPQGNPDAGGGIVSLMSSSFPHSAIDISHHIHPLPDDGSIPDMNDWRWIHTPGHSPGHISLFRDRDRTLIVGDAFSTVQQESLSSVLSQDKKISGPPAYLTIDWKSAQESVSKLKDLSPSLAITSHGMPIEGNELNKFLDQLVSNFEQIAILK; this comes from the coding sequence GTGATAACTGAGTTACTTCATAAAATTTCAAATATCTCAATGAGGTCACAAAAAATTACTGACGATATAATTCTAATTCGGCTTAAAATAGTAAATGCTTGTATAATAGATACTCCTAAAGGATGGTTCTTAATAGATACAGGTATGGAAAATGCTGCGGGCTTTATAATTGAGGTTGCAGAAAAACACTTTGGAAAAGGTACTGTCCCAAAAGCTATAATTCTTACTCATGGACATTTTGATCATATTGGTTCAATAATCCAGTTAACCAATTATTGGAATGTCCCTGTGTATGCACATAAATTAGAACTTCCGTATTTAATAGGAGAAAAAGATTATCCTCAGGGCAACCCAGATGCAGGTGGTGGAATAGTGTCTTTGATGTCATCATCATTCCCACACAGTGCTATAGATATAAGTCACCACATTCATCCACTTCCGGATGATGGAAGTATTCCAGATATGAACGATTGGCGTTGGATACACACACCAGGTCACTCACCAGGGCATATATCATTATTCAGAGATAGGGATAGAACCCTTATAGTTGGTGACGCATTCTCTACAGTTCAACAAGAGTCTCTATCTTCTGTATTGTCACAAGATAAGAAGATAAGTGGACCTCCAGCGTATCTAACCATAGATTGGAAGTCCGCACAAGAATCAGTAAGTAAACTTAAAGATTTATCTCCATCATTAGCAATAACTAGTCATGGTATGCCTATAGAGGGAAATGAGCTTAATAAGTTCTTAGATCAGTTAGTTAGTAACTTTGAGCAAATAGCTATATTAAAGTAG
- the zupT gene encoding zinc transporter ZupT produces the protein MFSENVLFAFGLTLFAGLSTGIGSLLGFFTKKTNTKFLSISLGFSAGVMIYVSLVEILQQAQMTLVNELGKSIGGWVTIISFFGGMFIIALIDKVIPEEENPHSLQTVEDLEEAEEEMETKSTNSGLMRMGIMSALAIGIHNFPEGLATFAAALKDPTIAVPIAIAIAIHNIPEGIAVSVPIYYATGDRKKAFTYSFLSGLSEPLGAIIGYLLLYRFLNDTIFGIIFALVAGIMVFISLDELLPASEKYGEHHLSIYGLIGGMAVMAISLVLLG, from the coding sequence TTGTTTTCAGAAAATGTTTTATTTGCATTTGGATTAACTTTATTTGCAGGATTATCCACAGGAATAGGAAGTCTATTAGGTTTTTTCACTAAAAAAACTAATACTAAGTTTTTATCTATATCACTAGGCTTTTCAGCGGGAGTAATGATCTATGTATCACTAGTTGAAATACTGCAGCAAGCACAAATGACATTAGTAAATGAGCTAGGAAAAAGTATTGGAGGATGGGTTACTATAATATCATTCTTTGGGGGAATGTTTATAATAGCATTAATAGATAAAGTAATACCAGAGGAAGAAAATCCTCACTCCTTACAGACGGTAGAAGATTTAGAAGAAGCTGAAGAAGAGATGGAAACTAAAAGCACAAATAGTGGACTAATGAGAATGGGAATAATGTCAGCACTTGCAATAGGAATACATAACTTTCCTGAAGGACTTGCTACTTTTGCAGCAGCATTAAAAGATCCCACAATAGCCGTGCCCATAGCTATAGCTATAGCAATACATAATATACCAGAAGGTATAGCAGTGTCTGTTCCAATATACTATGCAACAGGAGATAGAAAGAAAGCATTTACCTATTCATTTTTATCAGGGTTGTCAGAACCTTTAGGAGCAATCATAGGATATCTACTATTATATAGATTTCTAAATGATACGATATTTGGTATAATCTTCGCGTTAGTAGCTGGAATTATGGTCTTTATATCTTTAGATGAGTTACTACCTGCATCAGAGAAGTATGGGGAACATCACTTATCTATATACGGACTTATAGGAGGAATGGCTGTAATGGCTATAAGTTTAGTATTACTAGGATAA
- a CDS encoding biotin-dependent carboxyltransferase family protein: MASIKIIKPGLLTTVQDRGRLGYQQFGVPLCGAMDSFSHRVSNILVGNEVFDAVLETTLLGPKIEILDDSVIAITGGDLSPTINKSSVPMWKSIYVSKGDVLAFGAVKSGCRSYISFAGGIDVPLVMGSKSTYLKGNIGGYKGRKLESGDILKILNPKEKLKNLKNRMIIERYKPYYTDSIELRVILGPQKDRFTNEGMETFLSNEYTVTSENDRMGYRLDGKKVQTIDGSDIISDGIAFGAIQITSSGFPIIMMTDRQTVGGYAKIACVISSDLPKIAQAKSRDKVRFKEVSIEEAQDIIVKEIFINLILFMFNYIDLITIIY, encoded by the coding sequence TTGGCTAGTATAAAGATTATAAAGCCCGGACTATTGACTACTGTTCAGGATAGAGGAAGACTAGGATATCAACAGTTCGGTGTTCCCTTATGTGGAGCTATGGATAGTTTTTCCCATAGAGTTTCAAATATTTTAGTAGGAAATGAAGTATTTGATGCTGTTTTAGAGACTACCCTTCTAGGGCCTAAAATAGAAATATTAGATGATAGTGTAATAGCTATTACTGGTGGAGACTTATCTCCAACTATAAATAAAAGTTCTGTTCCAATGTGGAAAAGTATATATGTAAGTAAGGGTGATGTACTGGCTTTTGGAGCAGTAAAAAGTGGATGTAGAAGCTATATTTCATTTGCTGGTGGAATAGATGTACCTTTAGTCATGGGGAGTAAATCAACTTATTTAAAAGGAAATATAGGTGGATATAAAGGAAGAAAATTAGAAAGTGGAGATATATTAAAAATATTAAATCCTAAAGAAAAATTAAAAAACTTAAAAAATCGTATGATAATTGAAAGATACAAACCCTACTATACTGATAGTATAGAATTAAGAGTCATACTAGGTCCACAAAAGGATAGATTTACGAATGAGGGTATGGAGACATTTTTATCAAATGAGTACACAGTCACAAGTGAAAATGATAGAATGGGTTATAGATTAGATGGTAAAAAAGTTCAGACTATAGATGGATCTGATATAATATCGGATGGTATAGCATTTGGAGCCATACAAATTACTAGTAGCGGTTTTCCTATAATAATGATGACAGATAGACAGACTGTTGGAGGATATGCTAAAATAGCCTGTGTAATTAGTTCAGATTTACCAAAGATAGCTCAGGCTAAGTCTAGAGATAAAGTAAGGTTTAAAGAGGTAAGTATAGAAGAAGCTCAAGATATTATAGTTAAAGAAATATTTATTAATCTTATATTGTTCATGTTTAACTACATTGACTTAATAACTATAATATACTAA
- the pxpB gene encoding 5-oxoprolinase subunit PxpB produces MTTKYLYSGDRGLTIEFGDMILEEINKKVMNMKNLIESSNINGIEEVVPTYRSILVYYNPFKIKYDILVSQLRNIENNSSKQELKDSLVIEIPTVYGDIYGSDIEKVAKFNKLTIQEVIKIHTSREYLIYMLGFTPGFPYLGGMDERLTTPRIETPRIKINAGSVGIAGKQTGIYPIESPGGWNLIGRTPVKLYNPYRVDPILLKPGNYIRFVEISKEEYSYIEHKVNNDIYTCNTYLKRSE; encoded by the coding sequence ATGACTACTAAATATCTATATTCAGGTGATAGGGGTCTAACAATAGAGTTCGGAGATATGATATTGGAAGAGATAAATAAAAAAGTAATGAATATGAAGAATTTAATTGAAAGTAGTAATATAAATGGAATCGAGGAAGTGGTACCAACATATAGATCTATACTAGTTTACTATAATCCATTTAAAATAAAATATGATATACTAGTTTCGCAATTAAGAAATATAGAGAATAATTCTAGTAAACAAGAATTAAAAGATAGTTTAGTCATAGAGATACCAACTGTGTATGGTGATATCTATGGTTCGGATATAGAAAAAGTGGCTAAATTTAATAAATTAACTATTCAAGAAGTCATAAAAATTCATACTTCTAGAGAATATCTTATATATATGCTAGGGTTTACACCAGGATTTCCTTATCTAGGGGGGATGGATGAGAGGTTAACAACGCCTAGAATAGAAACACCTAGAATAAAGATTAATGCAGGGTCAGTAGGAATTGCAGGAAAACAAACAGGTATATATCCTATAGAGAGCCCAGGAGGATGGAACCTGATAGGAAGAACACCTGTAAAGCTTTATAATCCTTATAGGGTAGATCCTATCTTACTAAAGCCAGGAAACTATATTAGATTTGTAGAAATTAGTAAAGAAGAATATAGCTATATAGAACACAAAGTAAACAATGACATATATACATGTAACACGTACTTAAAAAGGAGTGAATAA
- a CDS encoding C-GCAxxG-C-C family protein, translating into MRKSDIALELFNEGYNCAQAVLSAFDEEIGLDRKTAIKISCEYGAGMAKGGTCGAVMGALMVLEFKLKQNNSGNSNLEELVFNAQGNLKINLNILIIQLSVKS; encoded by the coding sequence ATGAGGAAATCAGATATAGCACTTGAATTATTTAATGAAGGGTATAATTGTGCACAAGCTGTTTTATCAGCCTTTGATGAAGAAATAGGACTAGATAGAAAAACTGCTATAAAGATTTCTTGTGAATATGGTGCAGGGATGGCTAAAGGTGGAACTTGTGGTGCTGTGATGGGAGCACTAATGGTGTTAGAATTTAAACTTAAACAAAATAATTCAGGTAATAGTAATTTAGAAGAGTTAGTATTTAATGCTCAAGGCAACTTAAAAATAAATTTAAATATATTAATAATACAACTATCTGTAAAGAGTTAA
- a CDS encoding LamB/YcsF family protein: MKKVDLNSDIGESFGIYKIGLDEEIVKYITSANIACGWHAGDPITMEKTIEISKKSGVKIGAHPGFMDLMGFGRRDMSITKHELKAYIKYQLGALMALSRNSGEKVQHLKPHGSMYNMASKDKDLSQAIAEAVYEVDKAIVLVGLANSELIEAGKKIGLKVANEVFADRAYNRDGTLVYRSVEGSIIENLELAIERTIEMVKKGRVKSITGEYIDIEADTICVHGDNPKAVEFAKNIRKNLEYEGIEVVNMSEFI, from the coding sequence ATGAAAAAAGTAGATCTGAATAGTGATATAGGTGAAAGCTTCGGCATATATAAAATAGGATTGGACGAGGAGATAGTTAAGTATATAACTTCAGCTAACATAGCATGTGGATGGCATGCAGGAGATCCAATAACTATGGAGAAGACTATTGAAATATCTAAAAAATCAGGAGTAAAAATAGGAGCTCATCCAGGATTTATGGATTTGATGGGATTTGGAAGACGAGATATGTCAATTACAAAGCATGAACTAAAGGCCTATATAAAGTATCAGCTAGGCGCTCTAATGGCGTTATCAAGAAATAGTGGAGAAAAAGTACAACACTTAAAGCCTCATGGTTCCATGTATAATATGGCATCAAAAGATAAAGATTTATCTCAGGCTATAGCCGAAGCAGTATATGAAGTAGATAAAGCGATAGTACTTGTAGGACTAGCCAATAGTGAACTAATAGAAGCAGGAAAAAAGATTGGACTTAAAGTTGCTAATGAGGTGTTTGCAGACAGAGCATATAATAGAGATGGAACGTTAGTATATAGAAGTGTAGAAGGATCAATCATAGAGAACTTAGAATTAGCCATAGAAAGAACTATTGAAATGGTGAAAAAAGGACGAGTTAAATCAATAACTGGAGAATATATAGATATAGAAGCAGATACTATATGCGTACATGGAGATAATCCTAAAGCTGTCGAGTTTGCAAAAAATATTAGAAAAAACCTAGAGTATGAAGGTATAGAAGTAGTTAATATGTCAGAATTTATATGA
- a CDS encoding pyruvate kinase alpha/beta domain-containing protein: MYFNEKGKTNTRETINLALQRAKQERIRNIVIASCTGYTCDFIDDIKDLNIVCVTHSYGFIGRGKIEMSDEKRADLIRKGFKVLTTTHVLSGAERGISSRYSGLYPIEIMANSLRMLGEGLKVSVEVSIMALDSGLIPFGEKIIAIGGSARGADTAVIITPSHAASILDTKIHEIICKPKNF; this comes from the coding sequence ATGTATTTTAACGAAAAAGGAAAAACAAATACAAGGGAAACTATAAACTTGGCTTTACAAAGAGCTAAGCAGGAAAGAATAAGAAATATTGTAATTGCATCTTGTACAGGATATACATGTGATTTTATAGATGATATTAAAGATCTTAATATTGTTTGTGTAACTCACTCATATGGTTTTATAGGAAGAGGTAAAATTGAAATGTCTGATGAAAAGAGAGCAGATCTGATTCGCAAGGGCTTTAAAGTTTTAACTACTACACATGTTTTAAGTGGAGCAGAAAGAGGAATAAGTTCAAGATACTCAGGACTATATCCAATAGAGATAATGGCTAATTCATTAAGAATGCTAGGAGAAGGCTTAAAAGTGAGTGTAGAAGTTTCTATAATGGCCTTAGACAGCGGATTAATCCCTTTTGGTGAAAAGATAATAGCTATAGGAGGAAGTGCTAGAGGGGCTGATACAGCAGTTATAATAACACCATCTCATGCTGCAAGTATTTTAGATACTAAAATTCACGAAATAATATGTAAGCCTAAAAACTTCTAA
- a CDS encoding nitroreductase family protein — MSKDFYKAVKDRRSIRELIKESTVSDERILEIIENAILHTPSAFNSQTARVVVLFRDHHDKLWDIVKESLRKIVPEEKFSPTEKKINSFKNGYGTILFFEDISIVKSLQEQFPTYKHNFPDWSQQGSGMNQFVIWTSLAVEGLGASLQHYNELIKDEVKKEWNIPESWELISQMPFGRFTEQAGEKEFMPIEERLKVFK; from the coding sequence ATGTCAAAAGATTTTTATAAAGCTGTAAAAGATAGAAGATCAATACGTGAGCTTATCAAAGAATCAACCGTTTCTGATGAAAGAATACTAGAGATAATAGAGAATGCAATACTTCATACGCCTTCAGCATTTAATTCCCAAACTGCAAGAGTCGTTGTTCTATTTAGAGATCATCATGATAAATTATGGGATATAGTAAAAGAATCATTAAGAAAAATAGTTCCAGAAGAAAAGTTTTCTCCTACAGAAAAAAAGATAAATTCTTTTAAAAATGGATACGGTACAATTTTATTTTTTGAAGATATTAGCATAGTAAAATCACTTCAGGAACAGTTTCCTACTTATAAGCATAACTTTCCAGACTGGTCTCAACAAGGGTCAGGAATGAATCAATTTGTCATATGGACATCCTTGGCAGTTGAAGGACTAGGAGCATCATTACAACATTATAATGAACTTATAAAAGATGAAGTAAAAAAAGAATGGAACATTCCAGAAAGTTGGGAGTTAATATCTCAAATGCCTTTTGGAAGGTTTACTGAACAAGCAGGAGAAAAAGAATTTATGCCGATAGAAGAAAGACTCAAGGTATTTAAATAG
- a CDS encoding GGDEF domain-containing protein, which produces MSYHDTLTGLFNRAYFEKEVKRLNNVINTKIGILVCDLDNLKEINDELGHKRGDQLIKESGKIIEKSFKRCSVFRIGGDEFSVILDNLGCREVEAKISNLKSQINRYNKSEPKIPIKISIGFSYSEHSLGQVSKVFKEADRNMYKDKLNNKIV; this is translated from the coding sequence ATGAGTTATCATGACACATTAACAGGACTTTTTAACAGAGCATATTTTGAGAAAGAAGTAAAAAGATTAAATAATGTCATAAATACTAAAATAGGAATTTTAGTTTGTGACTTAGATAATTTGAAAGAAATAAATGATGAATTAGGACATAAACGAGGAGATCAATTAATTAAAGAATCTGGTAAAATTATTGAGAAGAGTTTTAAAAGGTGTTCAGTATTTAGAATTGGTGGAGATGAATTTTCAGTTATTTTAGATAATCTAGGATGTAGGGAAGTTGAAGCAAAGATAAGTAATCTAAAAAGTCAAATTAATAGATATAATAAAAGTGAGCCTAAGATCCCAATAAAAATATCTATTGGCTTCTCTTATTCTGAACACTCTTTAGGACAAGTTAGTAAAGTATTTAAAGAAGCTGATAGAAATATGTATAAAGATAAACTAAATAATAAAATAGTATAA
- a CDS encoding PAS domain-containing protein, translated as MIYKNIRELYLELDIDGIIKNITSNCMEILGYERQLIIGKSINEFAVEEIDLNTFKDKGNSEELYVLLRKSDGQTIHMDTKYECIYNKEESQQVNISLIDVTKYVLEEEKLKILLQICEKSNDMIYSIDLKPELRYNYLNPAMEKNLGYTTQEHIDDPLLVFEMTYPDYYDIQSKKKSGEIDFNKPVVMKYRNKLTGKYIWFEDYVNPIYNEAGELVRLYGINRNIQERKELEEN; from the coding sequence ATGATATACAAAAACATAAGGGAGTTATACTTAGAACTAGATATAGATGGAATTATAAAAAATATAACTTCAAACTGTATGGAGATTCTAGGATATGAAAGGCAGTTAATAATAGGAAAATCCATTAATGAATTTGCTGTAGAAGAAATAGATTTAAATACTTTTAAAGATAAGGGTAACTCAGAGGAACTATATGTTTTACTAAGAAAAAGTGATGGACAAACGATACATATGGATACTAAGTATGAGTGCATTTATAATAAAGAAGAAAGTCAGCAGGTAAATATATCATTAATAGATGTTACAAAGTATGTATTAGAAGAAGAGAAACTGAAAATTTTGTTACAAATTTGTGAGAAATCTAATGATATGATATATTCTATTGATTTAAAGCCAGAGCTTAGATACAATTATTTGAATCCTGCTATGGAAAAAAACTTAGGATATACTACACAGGAACATATCGATGATCCATTACTCGTATTCGAAATGACTTATCCCGACTATTATGATATTCAAAGCAAAAAGAAATCAGGAGAAATAGACTTTAATAAACCTGTAGTTATGAAATATAGAAATAAATTAACAGGAAAATATATTTGGTTTGAGGACTATGTAAATCCAATTTATAATGAAGCTGGAGAGCTAGTTCGACTTTATGGAATAAATAGAAATATACAAGAAAGAAAAGAATTAGAGGAAAATTAA